One region of Carassius auratus strain Wakin unplaced genomic scaffold, ASM336829v1 scaf_tig00012122, whole genome shotgun sequence genomic DNA includes:
- the LOC113073416 gene encoding katanin p60 ATPase-containing subunit A-like 1: MNLTEICDNAKKGREYALLGNYDSSMVYYQGVIQQIHKHCQSLRDPALKVKWQQVRQELADEYEQVKSLVNTLERFKVDKPVDFPNPLPEESPREPAVWPPPTPAEHRGPVQVKKPITVSKPQRKESPGMQHRGPLGRGQPNIKSERPNTRDGRGNKAKDEKSKKNAQEGAADVEQRKFDGTGYDSDLVDALERDIVSRNPNVHWDDIADLEDAKKLLREAVVLPMWMPDFFKGIRRPWKGVLMVGPPGTGKTMLAKAVATECGTTFFNVSSSTLTSKYRGESEKLVRLLFEMARFYAPTTIFIDEIDSICGRRGTSDEHEASRRVKSELLVQMDGVGGAQESDDPSKMVMVLAATNFPWDIDEALRRRLEKRIYIQLPTAQGRAELLKINLREVEVASDVDLTFIAEKIEGYSGADITNVCRDASLMAMRRRIQGLSPEEIRALSKDELQMPVTMEDFELALKKISKSVSAADLEKYESWMSEFGSV, translated from the exons ATGAATCTGACTGAGATTTGCGACAATGCTAAGAAAGGAAGAGAATATGCACTACTGGGGAATTATGACTCATCTATGGTTTATTATCAAGGTGTTATACAACAGATCCATAAGCACTGTCAGTCCCTCAGAGATCCTGCTCTGAAAGTCAAATGGCAACAA GTTCGGCAGGAACTGGCAGATGAATATGAGCAGGTGAAAAGCCTTGTAAACACCCTGGAGAGGTTCAAGGTGGACAAACCCGTTGATTTCCCCAACCCTCTGCCTGAAGAGAGCCCAAGGGAACCTGCTGTCTGGCCTCCCCCAACTCCAGCAGAGCACAG GGGACCTGTCCAGGTGAAGAAGCCAATCACTGTATCAAAGCCCCAGAGAAAGGAGTCACCTGGAATGCAGCATCGCGGCCCTTTGGGCAGAGGTCAGCCGAACATCAAATCAGAGAGACCGAACACCCGTGATGGTCGTGGAAATAAAGCTAAGGAtgaaaaa AGTAAGAAGAATGCCCAGGAGGGTGCTGCTGATGTGGAACAGAGGAAGTTTGATGGCACAGGCTATGACAGTGATCTGGTGGATGCACTGGAGAGGGACATTGTGTCCCGGAATCCCAATGTCCACTG GGATGACATAGCAGATCTGGAAGATGCCAAAAAGCTGCTGAGAGAGGCAGTGGTCCTGCCTATGTGGATGCCAGACTTCTTCAAGGGGATCCGCCGCCCGTGGAAG GGGGTGCTGATGGTGGGTCCTCCAGGCACAGGGAAGACCATGTTGGCTAAAGCGGTTGCAACTGAATGTGGCACaacatttttcaatgtttcatcctCCACGCTGACCTCAAAGTACAGGGGAGAGTCTGAGAAACTCGTGCGGCTCCTTTTTGAAATG GCTCGTTTTTACGCCCCTACAACAATTTTTATTGATGAGATTGACTCTATTTGTGGGAGACGGGGCACATCAGACGAACACGAGGCCAGTCGCAGAGTGAAGTCCGAATTACTCGTGCAGATGGATG GTGTAGGAGGTGCTCAAGAGAGTGACGATCCCTCTAAAATGGTAATGGTCCTGGCTGCCACTAACTTCCCCTGGGACATTGATGAGGCTCTTAGGAGAAGACTGGAGAAGAGGATCTACATTCAACTACCCACTG CTCAAGGTCGAGCTGAACTCTTAAAGATCAACCTAAGGGAAGTTGAAGTGGCTTCTGATGTGGATCTCACCTTCATCGCTGAGAAAATAGAGGGCTATTCAGGAGCTGACATCACCAACGTCTGCAG GGATGCATCATTGATGGCGATGCGAAGGAGGATCCAGGGTCTGAGTCCAGAGGAGATCCGTGCTCTTTCTAAAGATGAGCTGCAGATGCCAGTCACCATGGAGGACTTTGAGCTTGCACTTAAAAAGATCTCAAAATCCGTCTCGGCTGCAGACCTGGAGAAGTACGAGTCCTGGATGTCTGAGTTTGGGTCTGTGTGA